From the Pongo pygmaeus isolate AG05252 chromosome X, NHGRI_mPonPyg2-v2.0_pri, whole genome shotgun sequence genome, one window contains:
- the TENT5D gene encoding terminal nucleotidyltransferase 5D, which translates to MSEIRFTSLTWDQVITLNQVLDEVIPIHGKGNFPTMEVKPKDIIHVVKDQLIGQGIIVKDARLNGSIASYILASHNGISYKDLDIIFGVELPSNEEFQVVKDAVLGCLLDFLPKGVKKDKISPDTMKEAYVQKLVKVCNGYDCWSLISLSNNTGKNLELKFVSSLRRQFEFSVDSFQIVLDPMLDFYSDKNAKLTKESYPVVVAESMYGDFQEAMTHLQHKLISTRKPEEIRGGGLLKYCNLLVHGFKPACMSEIKNLERYMCSRFFIDFPHIEEQQKKIESYLHNHFIGEGMTKYDYLMTLRGVVNESTVCLMSYERGQILHLITMMALKVLGELNILPNTEKVTCFYQPAPYFATEAEYPIYVISEPPLIIFQP; encoded by the coding sequence ATGTCTGAAATCAGATTCACCAGTCTCACTTGGGATCAAGTTATAACACTGAATCAAGTGTTAGATGAAGTAATTCCAATTCATGGAAAGGGGAATTTCCCCACAATGGAGGTAAAACCAAAAGACATCATTCATGTTGTGAAAGATCAACTCATAGGGCAAGGAATTATTGTTAAAGATGCCAGATTGAATGGTTCCATAGCAAGTTACATACTTGCAAGCCATAATGGAATCAGCTATAAGGATCTGGACATTATTTTTGGTGTTGAGCTTCCAAGTAATGAAGAATTTCAAGTTGTTAAGGATGCAGTTCTAGGCTGTCTACTTGACTTTTTACCAAAAGGTGTAAAGAAGGATAAGATCTCCCCAGATACCATGAAAGAAGCTTACGTACAGAAATTGGTCAAGGTTTGCAATGGGTATGATTGTTGGAGTCTTATCTCCCTTTCAAATAACACTGGGAAGAATTTAGAACTAAAATTTGTGAGTTCACTCAGACGGCAGTTTGAATTTAGTGTAGATTCCTTTCAAATTGTTTTGGATCCCATGTTAGACTTCTACAGTGACAAAAATGCCAAGCTAACCAAAGAATCCTATCCTGTTGTGGTAGCTGAAAGCATGTATGGAGACTTCCAGGAAGCAATGACACATTTGCAACACAAGCTCATATCTACCAGGAAACCTGAAGAGATTAGAGGTGGTGGCCTTCTGAAGTACTGCAACTTGCTGGTTCATGGCTTCAAGCCAGCCTGCATGTCAGAAATCAAAAACCTAGAACGTTATATGTGCTCTAGattctttattgattttcctcATATAgaagaacagcaaaagaaaatagaatcataCCTCCACAACCATTTCATAGGTGAAGGAATGACCAAGTATGACTACCTTATGACCTTGCGTGGAGTTGTGAATGAAAGCACCGTTTGCCTCATGAGTTATGAAAGAGGACAGATTCTCCACCTGATCACCATGATGGCTTTGAAAGTACTTGGAGAACTAAATATTCTACCCAATACAGAAAAGGTAACTTGCTTTTATCAGCCTGCTCCGTACTTTGCAACTGAGGCAGAGTACCCTATTTATGTAATATCTGAGCCACCCCTCATTATCTTCCAGCCATAG